Below is a genomic region from Bartonella harrusi.
TGCTTTAAGCTGTGAGACTGTTAAATCTGAATTAGCAGCCATGTATTGCTGCTAATTTTGGCAAAATAGGTAGAAAAATATTTGTTTAGAATTTACTTTTCTGTTTTTAAGTGAATAATATTATCTTTGACGCCTTTTCACTAATACGAACGGCATCACCACAACGGCAAGCCCGTCTATAGGAGAAGATCAATCTAGACGCGTTCGTGTGTTCCTAAAGTCCATGTTTATAATATTTCTCAACATCTTCTTCTGTTTAAACAGCAAATTTATTTTTATTATTGTAAGTTATTTTTTTACTTCTGCTTTTGGATTGTTTTCTAAAAGACTTTATTCAATTACCAAATTAAAAAGACCATTAAGGGTTTTTAGAGAATTTTGAACTATTGCAGCTATCTCTTTGAGGCGTTCAATACCAGCTATAAACTGTTTCTTCTCGACGGTTTGGTATGAATATTCCCTATTGAAGTACACTTTCATAAGAGTGTGTTCTCTTTGTCTTTTCGTACTTTTAATTATGCTATATCAAGAAATGCTATTACACTGTTTGAGAAGCCATGCAAAAAAATTTTCAACAAGTTTCTCTCGCTTGGATTTGGGAGATATCAGTCCTTGTAATTGAGCAAGTGCGTTTTTGTAATTATAAACGAACTCTTGTGTTCAAGAGATTCCTCGTATTCTCATACGTTACCCATGACCAATACGCACATACCATAAAATTTTTACTATGGCGTGTAATTTTCCTATCCAAGCTAACAGTCATGAGCATAATCGTCATCATAAACCTTAATATAGCCAAAAACCTTAACAATGTGAAGGTTTCAACCAGAACAAAATTTATTTCTATTCTATCTTTATTGGAATTGATTTGGTAAAAAAGGCTGCGAGATTTTTTTATGCCATAAAAAAATGGTTATCACCAGCTTGCCCTTCAAATACTTCGCTTTTTAAATTCTCTTGAAAGGCGCAATCTCTTTTTTCTTTTTTAGCGCACGCGTTGATATTGGCTTGCGTACCGTTTTAAAAATCCTCTTTCAACCAAGGTGCGTCTTAAACGTGCAAAATCTACAGTAAAGAGGCTGCATATCTTTGAGATTTCAGTTTCGCTATAGATTTTTTCCATTTGAAATGCCTCACTCATTTTTGTAAGCATATCTTCAGTTTCTAGGGAACGGTCACCTAAATTTTCCATATTTCGTACGTTTTTATCTTCTAGTGCTTGCCATAATGTATCTACGATTTGAAATCCCTCTTTTGTGTTTTGAATAAGACCAAGATTCAAAAGGCGATTAATGGATTTATGAATGCTTTTAACATCTGAATCGACATGTTTGAGAATATCAGAAAGATTTTTAGCGCCAAGTATAATTGTTGCATAAACGGCGCGTAAGGTAGGAGAGGTCATTGCAGAAATCAAAGAATTGCGTATATTGCGTTTATGAAGTGCTTCTTTTCCCATGGGTAAAAGATCATTGCGAATAGGCAGTTCATTGATCTCTCTCAATTCTGATTGTAATGATTGTGAGCGCACAATTTGTTCAATACTAGTGCGTTTACGGATGATACCGAGACCACTTTGGCGATATTTGTGGTTTTCGGGCAGTGTTAAAGCTTCATAGGAGCGATCGAGTCGATAGAGGATTTCTTCCCATAGAGGGGTTCTTATGCGTCGAACACGTTGTTCGCCATTAAGGGTGACGGCTGTCGTCATTATTGGTTCGTGAAGACAGAGATAACCACCAGGAGTGATATGTTCCCAAAGTGTTATAATAAATCGCACATCATCTGCTGGAGTTCCAGCATCAATCCAAGCAAAATCTATTGGCCCCCAAGATTTGAGTGTATTTTCATCGAGGGAGAAAAAATTATTCATTAATAAATGTTACAGTGTTTTTTTCAATATTGGCATTGAGAAGTTTTTGCCATGCTTCTTCTGCTGATTGACCTTCTGCTGTAAAATCATCAATTGTGATAAGTCGTGGTTCATAAGTGTCTGGAATTCCTGAGGGGTCGAGCAGAGCTGTGCGCTCCTCCCAGTGAGAGGATTCGAGAAGTCTTTTATCTTGTTGCCATGATAATTTAGCTTTTTGAAGGGATTGAGCAATAAAGCATGTGCTATCGCCGGCACCGATTTCAATAACTGTGCGTGGTCTTGCCATTTGAATAAGTGTATAAATAAGTTCAGCACTCTTTTCTGTTCCCATTCCAGGTCTTATCAGTGGCATCTTTTTATCCTTATAAGAGAAGAAATCGCAACATTCCTGCTTTAACAAAAAGCTTTATTGAATTGTCTACAGGGTGTTGAATAGGTATCGGTGTTGCAGCTCTTTTTAAGAAATGCTTGGTTTTTTCATTAAGCCGAATTGTGCGCCCATTAAGCTGGTTGATGGCAAGGTAGCCGATGGGAGAGTGAGTGATAAAGCATGTTGGTTCTCGTAAAAGAGCTGTTGCATTATCCTCTGAAAGGGCTTTTTGATCTGTTTCAATGATTCCATGCCGCACCAATGATATCAAAAGAATTCCAGCAGAGAAAAGAGAACCATTAAGTTGTATTTTTTTCAATGATTGTATAACACATCCTTCACGAAGTGCTTCAGATGTTTGAAAATCAAATCCACCGAATGCTGCTCCTGTTGGAAAAACAGCAGTGATAGGTTGAATTTGGCGTTTTCCAATTAAGGCGGGTTTCTCCTTCTGTATCTGTACATCCTTTGCCCATTGAACACGTGCCAAAGGATTTAATTCACGTGGATAAACAGCTAAAGAATTTATGGCTATCGGCGGAGTAGGTTTTTGCAATTCAAGGGAATGGATGTACTCATGACAATCATGTTGCATATAGTCTGCAAGTTGCCATACATAACCGCCTGTTCCATTGTAAAAATTTAAACCTATCGGGTCTTGTTGCATAATGTTAAATCGACTTATTGGACTCTTTCGAGATTACAAGCTTTTGAAAAATTTGTTCCTATATATTTTAGGACATGAAATCAGATTGACTCATAAGAGGTTTATATTATTTCAAAATCAACAATTCTATCGAGTAGTTGTAGCACCTTTTAGCTTGTTGCATTGTTTACTTTAGAAAAAAACGAAGGTTTCTACGAACTATCATCAACTTCCCTTTTTTGTACAGTGCTATTTAACACAAAACCTAAAGTGCCTACGACCATTGTGGCGATGCCGATTGCAAGGAGAGTATTTTGGGTATCATGTACACGAATAAAGCCTGCTCCGATAAAACCAATACACACAGATGTTTGTAGAATGAAGACATAGGCTGGCATTTGATTGTTTCTATGTTCTTTCGCAATGGCTTTCATCATAAAGCTTGCCATGAGGGCGTTTTGTACGCCATTGGCTGCTCCAAGGATAAAAAATGAAACCATCATCAACCAAACAAAATCTGTTAAGGAAAAACAGAAAACTCCAAAGCCAATGATTGTTGCGGCCAAAGATGCTCCAGCGGCATTGCCAAAGCGATGAAAGAGGCTAGAGAAGCAGAGTGGACCAACCACTAATCCTAGACTTACCATGCTTGCGATCATTCCATATGTTTGCGCGCTTAAATGAAGATTGGTACGGATACGGACAATAGATAAAACGTTGAGAGCAGAGGTGAGTATGATGGTGATAATGAGTGGCGTAAGAGCATAGAGAACATTTTTTTTACGCAATAATCCTCTTACATCTAGTCCTTTTTTGGTTTGCTCGGATGTGTTGATCTTTTCTGAATGTATTTTTAATATTTCAACACAGAATGTGGTGATAAAGGTTGCACAAAGAACGATGACTGAAAGCACAAACAACCCTTTTTGTCCGTTTGATAAACTATATAACAGACCCCCTAAGAGGGGGCCTCCAATATAACCAAGGTTGCGAACTGTTTGGATGATACGATTGATGAAGTCTAACTGGTGATCATTCTTGACAAATTCAGGGACAGAAACGAGGATTGCAGACCAAAAGAGTGATCCAGCACATCCTAGTGCAAAAGAAATGGAAATGTATGCCCAAAATTGGTTTACGATTGCAGCTATGGCTATAAATATTGCTTGAAACAATAAAACAGCAGGCACTGTATAGGTGGAGCTGAGAAGATATAAGAGCCGTGGTGCAACTGGTCCAGCACAAATTGCACCGATAAGTCCGGCGAGCAAGAGCATTGAAAGAGAAGATGTGCTTTTTGCTAAGTGGAGAGCAAATGTAACTTGCGCTGTTTCATCGGTAAAGCTGCTTAAAGCTAAAACAAGAAAAAAGCAAATTTGGGCAAGAATAATGGATTTTTTCTTTATCAAAGCGTTCCCCAAGATGCTAAAGCTTTTACGGTTTTTAAGACTTCTTCCCACATGACAGGTGTGTATGATTTATCATTGAGTTTTGCTAAGTCGATTTTCTTTCCTGCTGAAAGTTGAGACAGGAAGCTCTCTAGATGAGCGCTATATTTAAAACTGGCACAATGCCCATTTGCGGCAATAAGCAGTTCTTTTGTTTCAGGTAAGAAAACCCATTGGAGGGTAGCAGAGGGGCGAAGCATAATTTCACTCTCAATTTCAGATACATCAACAAGAGGGCGGCCGACGCATAAACGCGAACTTGTGTCGCAAATTAATTGGGTAATAAGCATACGGCGTTTTAGGGAACTATTCGCAATTTCCGAGCTTAGAGTGGATAGCTGAAAAGTGTTCTCAGGGTTTAAACTTGCTCTACCCGATGTTCGAATATCATGTCGTGACCGCTCATCAATATGGAGGAGATGAGAAATATACTCTTTATATTTGTGCGCATCACTTGCTGTTTCCCAAAAGGCAATATTGACATTTACGGCAATATTTTTTCCAGTTTCGGCAACATGGAAAGCATCATGAGGAAAGTATGCAACACGATCAGTACGATTTTGTAGTGCGATCGCTGTTGATTTATACGCTTCATATTTGGGATATCTTAGCCCTTGGAGGTCATCTCGTGTACTGGGCCATGTGAACATTGTTTTCCCATCCCGTAGAGTGAAGCCGAAATTATGGGCATGATCCACGTGGACACCAACATGGGTAGAAGAATATCGACCGATGAAACAATCAATATCTACTCGTCCGCCTGGTCGAAAGCCCAAAGAGTGTGCTAACCGATCTGCAAATCTTTTTGCCACATCCCACATAATTGGGGTGGCCGCGTATAGCCCATAATACATGACTCCCCATTCTTTTCCCTCAGCACAGTGATCAACGCGGGTTATATATTCATCTATAGTTTGATCAGTGTCCAAAACAAGAAAGTTTGGAAGAGGATTTGGAGTGCGCACTCCATCAACAACCGTTACTACTTCAGATTGAGAGTTAAGCGCTAAAAGTTTATTTGGATTTTCTGCGTATTGCTTTAAAGCACACAAAACATCCCCTTCATGAAAAGGGATGTTTGTAATTGACAATTCAGCTGCTTGCTTAGCCCAAACTTCTTGAGAAAAGCCCTCAGAAAACAATTTAAACATGACGATAAAATATGCTAAGCTTTCTTACACTGAATACGCTAAATGCATACAGGTTTGCACCCATAATACATTATTGAACTTCATGTAACACATTCACATCGCAGTCTTCTTTGAAAACTTGAGAATCGATACGTTGAGCGTATTTAGTGCTGCTCAAAGGTGGCGCAACATCATCGGCAGCCAATTCAGAGATATTTTCTAATTCATGAAGTGAGATATTCATATTTCCCCCCTTAGATAGTTGATAAAAAATTGATGATAACCACAATAAGTTACCATCACGGCTAAAGTTAGCAGAGATTTTATTTTTTGCCAAATAGTATGTTCATTGAAAATATCGCTTGTTTTTATAGAGGCTAAATGTTTTTTGCAAACACAAGCTTTTGATCATCAAGATATTGATTTTATGAAAATAATAGCTCTTTCCATTTTTCGTATTTTGTTAAAAAAATGAGAATGACAAGATATTTTGTATTGATATTGTTTCATGAATGCTTTTACAGAGAATAGTGAATAAGGTGCTTGTTCTATGTTCATTATACGAGAAGGATGCCTATAAGGGTATTTACTGATTCAGTAAGAGAAGGCTTTTTACAATATTTTCTTTAATATGAGAATGCGTGTAGGCTATTCGCTTATGATGGAGATTCTTTTCAAATAGGAGAGAGTAAAAAAGCAATCAAGAGTAGTTTGTAATAAAAAGCTGTACATACCGTACAGCTTTTTTTTCGTTATGTTTTGCTATAAGTTTCAAAGCATGTGTATGTCTTTACGGCTTTTGTAACCATAATAACCACAAACACTTGAAAGCATGGCACCAATCAAGCTTCCTAAAAAGCCCCACCATCCCATGTGGGAGGCTGTTGTAGCAGCTTTGTCCGATGTGTGACGTGCTTCTTTCATCGTTTTGTTGAGCTTTTGCGAAAGTGTATGGGCTTGCGCTTCAAGGTCTTTAAGTGCTTGTTCGGTTTTTTCCTCTGCTGTTTGATAAAGATTAAGTGCATTGTCGGCTGTTTTTTGTGCATCCGCACGCGTCATGCCATTGTTCATTAGAGCTTTGACGATATCATTTTGATTGATGTCTTCTGTGATATCTTCGATACGATCAGAAAGATGATCATGGAGGTCCTTGAGAGTGGTGCGGTAGTGAGAAGGATCTTCCTTAAAATCCGTTATCGCAGAATTGATCTCTTTAAGAGCGGCTTGATAGGATTGCTTTAAACGATCAGGATTGAGAGCAGGGATATCGCTTTTCTTGAGAAGTGTGCGTAATTCACTGCGCAATTTATCAAAATCAACGCCATTGTCCTTTATTTCACGAAAAAAGTTTGCAAAATTGTCATTGTTTGCTTGTGAAAAGAAGGAAACAAGATTTGTTTTGAGATTTTCTCCAGTTTGTTGGAGTGCTGAAGTGCTTTCTCCAACAGCGTGTGCGCCTATTGTTGCTGTACTTGAAACCACGTGGACGGCTTGGAGGGTCATGATAAGGGTTAACAGAGCCCAAGTGAGAAAGCCATGAAGTGTGCCGGACGATTCAGCAAAGCGTCCAGCGACAAAGCCTCCTAAAGCAAGGCTGATGAGCATAACGATAAGAGAGCCAATCCCAAAGGAGAGAAAGGATCCTGCAAAAGGTGTCGAAGAGGTGAAGTCCATTTGGTTGAAACCTAACGCTGCAACCAGAAAAGATAAGCAGATTGAAGTGGCAAGGGCTGTGATCAGTCCAGCAAAGATTGCTGACCATGAAAGTGGGGGTTGGAAAAAAGGATAATCTGTTTCTAGAGATGTTTCTTCTAGAAAGTGGTTATCGAAGGGTGTATCCTCAGGAATGCGGGTTTCCATATTTTTATCTCCTCAAATGATGTTGGAGATAAAATGCCTCGTTAGCAATTATGTTCCAAAAGTGATTAGATATGCGCTAAAAAGGGCAGAAAACAAAGACTGATTATTACAAGGATGAGAATGAAATATTTTCTTAGGACACTTTTGTTTTGTGCCGGTTGATTGAGAAGGTATGTTTTATGAGTGATAAATACTCTCAAGGGAAATAAAGAAAAAGTAAAAATATGATAATAAAGATTTTTTATTTATGTTCATAAATAAAAAAGAGTGTTATATTAATTAGTATTCATTATTTAATTGCAAATTGTGTTTTTTTCTCATGAATTACAAATATACATTACCATTTATTATAATTATCGTATGCTTATCAACGGGAGGTCTAATTTCTACAGATATTTTTCTTCCAGCACTTGGAGAAATGCATCAATATTACCATGTTACGGAATCTAAGATTCAGAGTTCTGTGGCGATTTTTCTTTTTGCGTTGGCTCTTGGGCAGCTCATTTATGGTCCACTGAGTGATAATTTTGGGCGTAAAAAAACCCTTCTATTTGGTTTATTTTTATGGTTATTTACCACGCTCAGTGTAATTTATACTGTTAATATTCACGCTTTCCTTGGATTGCGTTTTTTGCAAGGGCTTGGGGCTTGTGCAGGAATTGTTTTAAGCCGTGCTATTATTAATGATTTAATGGATAAAAAAGCGGCCGGGAAACTTTATTTGATTGTTTTTCCCTTTATTGGCATTTCACCAGCACTTGCTCCTTTAGTGGGAGGGCTCTTATTACAAGTTTTTAATTGGCAAGCCACCTTTATTTTTTTAAGTCTTTTTATATTCTTGACTATTTTACCCTGTTGTTTTGTGCTTATAGAAACCTTGCCACCGCAAAAACGCCAACGTTTTTCTCCTGTAGGATTTGTAAAAGGGTGTTTAGGCGTTCTTAGAAATAAACAATTTATTTTTTATGCACTTATTCCGTGTTTTTCTTATGCAGCATATTTCGCTTATATTGTAGAATCGCCCTTTTTACTTACCACTCTAGGTTTGCCAGTAATATATATTGGTTATAGTTATATTAGTGTTTCTCTTCCATATATTATAGGAAATCTTGTCGCACGGTGGTTTTTTAAGCGGGAATCTATGGAAAGAGCCGTATGGCGAGGGTATATTATTTTTGTTGTGGGTGGTGTGTTATTTGCTCTACAAATGTATGTAAGCCCATGGCCGCTTGTAACAAGTTTTATGGCTATTGCTGTTCTTACTTTTGGGAATGGTTTTCTATTGCCTTTAGGGACAGCGTTGGCTATTTCCTCACATCCACAAGCTGCTGGAGCAGCTTCCGGTATGATGGGAGCATTACAATTAGGAAGTGCTGCGTTGAGTGCTGCGGTTATTGGGAGGATATCTGGACACAATCCGCAGATAATGGCAGCTTTATTAGCTGTGTGTTGCCTGTTGGGTTTTATGATTTATATCTTCAAAGCGCGTGATTTCATGTATTCAGAAAATGACTGAGAGGGATAAAAAAGAGCGCGTCATGTGTAAAAATTTTATTGTTATTTTCCTTGGATGGAGATTGCCATAGCTGAGAATCGATTCTCATTAAGCGCGTTGCATTGTACATATTTAAAATTTTTCGTCGCTTAATTAAATTTTGATACAATTGGTTATTCTGGACAGTTTTACAGGGAGGGGATTTTATGTGTGATAGAGTTTTGCCATGTCCACGTTTTAACCATTATCTTCAGTGGGGAAGTTTTAGCTCCAATCGATTTTCTGAGACAAGGGATGCAGGAGATAAATAATGAACCTTTGTGTTGTCATTCTGTCTCCTGTGATGCCAATTTGAGATAACGGCGTTTTTTGTTCTTCATTTACAAAGTTATGTTTAGCAAAAGGCTTCCAAGTTATTCTATGCGATACAATGTCCCTTTTTCCGAGTGACTCTTCTTTTTGTAATGACCCCGCCATAGAAATTTTGTCTTTTATTACAGAAAAACTGGAAAGACATTTTAAAGAACCTTCAGTTCTCGTAGATTTTTCTATGGCTGGGACATTTACTAGTATAACATTAATCCTCATTGGTTTGTTACTGGTGAAGGTGAAATGTTTAGTGACATGGCAAAAGCGAAAGCAGTAGGTTTTAAAGCACCTACTATCCCTACTGGGCTAATGAAAAAGCTTGGTCGTATAGCTTATACGATCTATCGCGACGCAAAAATACCCCCCCTGAAAATATAGCGGAATTAGCGGCAGAGCTTTATAAAAAGTTGCAAGAGCTTGTTCAAAACATCAATGACCCAGAAGAAGTCGAAGCGACTTTTCCTTTTCTAAAGTTGCATTTAAAGCGACAAATTGAAGCTGAAAAAGCACATCTAACAACCACACAAAATACGGACTAATGTCCCTCTAAAAGGAAAAATAAAATCAGATATTAGTCAATTCCATTTGTAAATATTTATAATATAACACGACAAAAAAATGAACCCAAAACCGCATTAGCAAAACGACTCACAGAAGTTAGAAAGCTTGTGGGCTTATCTCGTGATATATTTTCTTTTAAAATTGGTATTAGTATTCAAGGGCTTGGGAATTACGAACGTGGTGATAGAACTCCAGACGCAACCGTTTTATCATCATACAAAGAAAAATTTGGAGTAAACCTGAATTGGCTTTTGACTGGTGAAGATGCAATGTTTATAGACATGACGTTAACTCGGTCTTTCAATCTCTCTCCACCTACCATCCCTACTGGGCTAATGAAAAAGCTTGGTCGCATAGTTTATACAACCTATCGCGACGCAAAAATAAAACTCCCCCCTGAAGATATAGCGGAATTAGCGGCAGAGCTTTATAGAAAGTTGCAAGAGCTTGTTCAAAACATCAATGACCCAGAAGAAGTCGAAGCGACTTTTCCTCTTCTAAAGTTGCATTTAAAGCGACAAATTGAAGCTGAAAAAGTACATCTAACAACCACACAAAATACGGACTAATGTCTCTTTAAAAGGAAAATCAATATGAAAATCTTTTTACATTAGAAAAACAATATAATTATTTGATTTATAAAATTATATTTACTCTAAAAAGAGATAATCACCAATAGGTGAAAATCTTTTTTGCTTCATTTTTTTCAAAGGGTCTTCAAAGCCGGTTTTCTGGGCTTTCACAGACTTTTTAAAATTCTTCAAAGGATTTTCTTATTTTTAGTGCAAAATTCTAATTTTTAGCATTTTTCGTTCTTTTTGCCATTTTCAGGTGTCAAAATCTCTTTTGACAAAACACGCATTTTAAGGTAAAAAATATGCATAAAAACAATAAATTACCACGTATTCCTACCTAATCCCACCTCTTCCCACTTACTGCAAAACATACTGTCAAACTACAAGGGCGTGCTGCGGCGATTGAACACGTCTTATAGAACACCCAAAAGCCAATCTTATCACCAGAAAACACTTGGCCATATTGTTCAAGAGATCGCACAGCGTAATGGTTATACCGCAAAGGTTGACCCTTCTCTTGCGAAAATTGTTGTGCGTCATATTGATCAAACCACTGAAAGTGATATGGCTTTTGCCGCCCGCCTTGCAGAGGAATATGATGCGGTAGCAAAGCCTGTTGATGGTAAGCTAGTCCTTGCCAAACGGAGAGAAGGCAAAGCCATCACCGGCGAGACACTCCCCATAGTGATTCTTCATGAGAAACAGTGCACATGTTGGGATTTTAAATACAGTGCACGGGATGAAGCAGGTGCAGCCAATGGTTTAGAAACGGATGATGGTGAGGACCAAAAAGCTGCAGCGGATGCACGTGCACCAGAAGAGATAGAGGAGGATGAAAACACCATCCATATGGATGAAAATGATCTACCAGATCCATCTGAACCAGAGAGAGAAGAAAAAACAGAAAAAGAAGCAGAGAAGCAAGAACAAGAGAAAAAAGGCGGCGTTATCGCAACCTATTATGATCTGCGCAGTGGTGAAAAGAAAGAAGTCAAATCCGGTAATCCACCGTTTCATGAACTCAAATATACCTACCATAATCAATCAGAGGCTGTTGCAGCCATTGCCACTTATCGTAACAAATCGTCACGGGGTAAATCTTCTTTCTCCTGTGATATTGGTGGTGATCCCTTTGTACAAGCAGAGGCAAAACTTGTTCAAGAGCCCCCTTTCCGTCCTTATATACCAGCAGAATGGCGTATCAAAAGCGTCAAGCACAAGCTTGATAAAACGGGTGGTTACACCACAAAAATAGAGTGCGAACTTTTTGATGAAGGACAAGAAGATGCAGCTGGAAATGTTGCAAACACAACGCCAGATAAGGATGATACTCTTGATCCAAACGCTCCACAAAATGCATATGATGAAGGTGAAGGCGTCATACATATGGATGAGGGAGATACATAATAAGCTACCATGTTTTGCTATAAAACACTGTTGTTTAAAAAGACAATTAATACACTCAATACAACAGATTAAACGTGTGGAACTGGTCGTTCAAGAGGCTGTACAGCTAAGCGAAATCCCATGGTACGCAGTAAAGCATTCAAGCTGCGAAACTCTGGATTGCCTTTTTCTGAAAGTGTACGGTAAAGCTGTGTGGGATTCAAGTTGGCTGCTTTAGCTACAGCTTGAACACCACCATAAGCTTTAGCCATTTGGCGAAGTGTTACAAGCAATTCACCTTGATCACCATCTGCTAGGATTGCATCAAGGGTAGCTGCTGCTATCTCAGGGTCATCATAGAAAATTCCCGCCATTGCATCATCATGGTTACAGTCTTTCATTTTTGCACTCCTTTAATCTTCACGGTTTTGCCAATCACGCCAGAAAGCACATGCGCGAGTGATATCAGTATCTTGTGTTTTTTTGCTACCGCCGCATAATAGCAACAATACGGTCTTTCCAGACTGTGCATAGTAAACTCGGTAACCAGGACCAATATTAATACGCAGTTCATGAACACCATCACGAAGCGGCTAAAAATCGCCAAAGTTTCCTTGCTCTAAGCGATTAAGACGGCGAATAATAGCAGTTTTAGCCTGTACATCACGGAGCTTTCGCAGCCAATCAGTTATCAAGTTTTTGCCATCAGAAGTAAGGTAGTGACGTATTTCAAACATGATGTATATTCGTTTATAAACGAATATTTGTCAAGACAAAAATGTCTTCACTATTTTCATTTTACTATTCCCAAAAACACAGCCAAACAGCGTTCAATTTCTACCATTTTATCTGCATGAATAGAACCGAAAGCTGGGCTAACCTTTTCGCATCTTACCGTCATGATCTTATCAATCATCACTTGTGAAAGCTTTTGTAAACCATTTTTGGCATCTGGTTGAATAGTAATGCGAAGTAATGGCGCTGCAATAAGTGTACTTGTAATTGGTAAAACTGTTACGCTTGTATGTTCACTGAATTGATTGGCTTGAATTATTAATGCAGGTCTTGGTTTACCAAAATCACCCTGCATCGCTATTGTTACGAGAGATCCACGCTTCATTCTGTCCAGCCATCAACTTCCACTAAAGATTGATCCATAAATAATTGCATAGATGTATCTGTTTTATCCATTTTTGCTACCAAGCGACACTGCCGGCGGCACTCTTCTGCAAAGTTTGGTTGGCGTGTATCTGGTACCCAAATTTGCATCAAGCGCAATCCTGCTTTCCTTTGTGCGTTACGATGTTTTTGAACGCGTTCATTGACGTGCATTGTAGCCATAAGAAAACCTCCACTATGTTTCATGTAACGTATAACACGAAAAAAAGTTACATGAAACAAAAATTTAATAATCTTCGCGGAAATGCCCCCGTTACATCGTAAAATATCATCCTTTAGAAGAGGAAAGAGATCAACCTTTTAAATCCAGCTCTGCCTTGTGTAGAGCTTTTTTTATGGAGAAACCTATGAGAAAAATATCATCAGAAGGACTTGCACTTATTAAACAATGGGAGGGCTTGCGTCTACACGCCTATAAAGATGCCATTGGTATATGGACCATTGGTTATGGGCATACAAACGCTGCTGGAAAACCCTTTGTTCATAAGGGCATGACAATCACTGAAGAACAAGCCGAAGAGTTTCTTTGCCGTGATTTGCAACAATTTGAGAACACTGTTGAACAAGCCGTTCAAGTTTCCTTAACAGACGAACAATTCGCAGCACTCGTCTCCTTTTGTTATAATGTAGGAACAGCAGCCTTTTGCAATTCGACACTGTTAAAAAAACTCAATCAAGGTGAATATGAAGCAGTGCCCTCTGAATTACAGAAATGGACCAAAGCGGATGGAAAGCGCCTTCAAGGTCTCGTCCACCGGCGGACAGCAGAAGCAGGCTTATGGGCAAAAGGCGCTTATGTTTCCTCCAATTATCAACCAGTAGAAACCAAACAGCCAATGGG
It encodes:
- a CDS encoding multidrug effflux MFS transporter, coding for MNYKYTLPFIIIIVCLSTGGLISTDIFLPALGEMHQYYHVTESKIQSSVAIFLFALALGQLIYGPLSDNFGRKKTLLFGLFLWLFTTLSVIYTVNIHAFLGLRFLQGLGACAGIVLSRAIINDLMDKKAAGKLYLIVFPFIGISPALAPLVGGLLLQVFNWQATFIFLSLFIFLTILPCCFVLIETLPPQKRQRFSPVGFVKGCLGVLRNKQFIFYALIPCFSYAAYFAYIVESPFLLTTLGLPVIYIGYSYISVSLPYIIGNLVARWFFKRESMERAVWRGYIIFVVGGVLFALQMYVSPWPLVTSFMAIAVLTFGNGFLLPLGTALAISSHPQAAGAASGMMGALQLGSAALSAAVIGRISGHNPQIMAALLAVCCLLGFMIYIFKARDFMYSEND
- a CDS encoding helix-turn-helix domain-containing transcriptional regulator; protein product: MKDCNHDDAMAGIFYDDPEIAAATLDAILADGDQGELLVTLRQMAKAYGGVQAVAKAANLNPTQLYRTLSEKGNPEFRSLNALLRTMGFRLAVQPLERPVPHV
- a CDS encoding DUF3792 domain-containing protein, producing the protein METRIPEDTPFDNHFLEETSLETDYPFFQPPLSWSAIFAGLITALATSICLSFLVAALGFNQMDFTSSTPFAGSFLSFGIGSLIVMLISLALGGFVAGRFAESSGTLHGFLTWALLTLIMTLQAVHVVSSTATIGAHAVGESTSALQQTGENLKTNLVSFFSQANNDNFANFFREIKDNGVDFDKLRSELRTLLKKSDIPALNPDRLKQSYQAALKEINSAITDFKEDPSHYRTTLKDLHDHLSDRIEDITEDINQNDIVKALMNNGMTRADAQKTADNALNLYQTAEEKTEQALKDLEAQAHTLSQKLNKTMKEARHTSDKAATTASHMGWWGFLGSLIGAMLSSVCGYYGYKSRKDIHML
- a CDS encoding antitoxin MazE family protein; this encodes MATMHVNERVQKHRNAQRKAGLRLMQIWVPDTRQPNFAEECRRQCRLVAKMDKTDTSMQLFMDQSLVEVDGWTE
- a CDS encoding DUF2087 domain-containing protein, which codes for MNNFFSLDENTLKSWGPIDFAWIDAGTPADDVRFIITLWEHITPGGYLCLHEPIMTTAVTLNGEQRVRRIRTPLWEEILYRLDRSYEALTLPENHKYRQSGLGIIRKRTSIEQIVRSQSLQSELREINELPIRNDLLPMGKEALHKRNIRNSLISAMTSPTLRAVYATIILGAKNLSDILKHVDSDVKSIHKSINRLLNLGLIQNTKEGFQIVDTLWQALEDKNVRNMENLGDRSLETEDMLTKMSEAFQMEKIYSETEISKICSLFTVDFARLRRTLVERGFLKRYASQYQRVR
- a CDS encoding MFS transporter, which produces MIKKKSIILAQICFFLVLALSSFTDETAQVTFALHLAKSTSSLSMLLLAGLIGAICAGPVAPRLLYLLSSTYTVPAVLLFQAIFIAIAAIVNQFWAYISISFALGCAGSLFWSAILVSVPEFVKNDHQLDFINRIIQTVRNLGYIGGPLLGGLLYSLSNGQKGLFVLSVIVLCATFITTFCVEILKIHSEKINTSEQTKKGLDVRGLLRKKNVLYALTPLIITIILTSALNVLSIVRIRTNLHLSAQTYGMIASMVSLGLVVGPLCFSSLFHRFGNAAGASLAATIIGFGVFCFSLTDFVWLMMVSFFILGAANGVQNALMASFMMKAIAKEHRNNQMPAYVFILQTSVCIGFIGAGFIRVHDTQNTLLAIGIATMVVGTLGFVLNSTVQKREVDDSS
- a CDS encoding type II toxin-antitoxin system PemK/MazF family toxin, whose product is MKRGSLVTIAMQGDFGKPRPALIIQANQFSEHTSVTVLPITSTLIAAPLLRITIQPDAKNGLQKLSQVMIDKIMTVRCEKVSPAFGSIHADKMVEIERCLAVFLGIVK
- a CDS encoding helix-turn-helix domain-containing protein, which translates into the protein MTRQKNEPKTALAKRLTEVRKLVGLSRDIFSFKIGISIQGLGNYERGDRTPDATVLSSYKEKFGVNLNWLLTGEDAMFIDMTLTRSFNLSPPTIPTGLMKKLGRIVYTTYRDAKIKLPPEDIAELAAELYRKLQELVQNINDPEEVEATFPLLKLHLKRQIEAEKVHLTTTQNTD